A part of Fusarium graminearum PH-1 chromosome 3, whole genome shotgun sequence genomic DNA contains:
- a CDS encoding negative regulator of the PHO system, producing the protein MDGKRHPSSFQQLEKLGEGTYATVFKGRNRQTGELVALKEIHLDSEEGTPSTAIREISLMKELKHENIVGLHDVIHTENKLMLVFEYMDGDLKRYMDTNGERGALKPTTIKSFMYQLLKGIDFCHQNRVLHRDLKPQNLLINNKGILKLGDFGLARAFGIPVNTFSNEVVTLWYRAPDVLLGSRTYNTSIDIWSAGCIMAEMFTGRPLFPGTTNEDQIVRIFRIMGTPTERTWPGITQFPEYKPTFHMYATQDLRNILQTIDPTGIDLLQRMLQLRPELRISAHDALQHAWFNDLLVHPQQQNLQSQARAYPQAVPSQAFDTY; encoded by the coding sequence ATGGACGGAAAACGACACCCCAGCTCGTTCCAGCAGCTCGAGAAGCTGGGAGAGGGAACTTATGCCACTGTCTTCAAGGGCCGCAACAGGCAGACTGGCGAGCTTGTGGCGCTCAAGGAAATACATCTCGACTCTGAAGAAGGCACCCCGTCGACCGCCATTCGAGAAATCTCCCTTATGAAGGAACTCAAGCACGAGAACATTGTTGGGCTACATGATGTTATCCATACCGAGAATAAGCTCATGCTCGTCTTCGAGTACATGGATGGCGATCTGAAGAGGTACATGGATACAAATGGCGAGCGCGGTGCTCTTAAACCAACTACCATCAAGTCATTCATGTACCAGCTCCTCAAGGGTATCGACTTTTGCCACCAGAACCGCGTTCTCCACCGTGATCTCAAGCCCCAGAATCTgctgatcaacaacaagggtatcctgaagcttggagaTTTTGGTCTTGCCCGCGCATTTGGTATTCCTGTCAACACATTCTCGAATGAAGTCGTCACTCTCTGGTATCGCGCCCCCGATGTCCTGCTCGGCAGCCGTACAtacaacaccagcatcgatATATGGTCAGCGGgctgcatcatggctgagatgtTTACGGGGCGGCCATTATTCCCTGGAACCACCAACGAAGACCAGATCGTTCGCATCTTCCGTATCATGGGAACGCCGACAGAGCGTACCTGGCCTGGCATTACCCAATTCCCCGAGTATAAGCCAACCTTCCATATGTATGCTACTCAGGATCTCCGAAATATCCTCCAGACGATCGATCCAACCGGCATAGACCTGTTACAAAGGATGCTTCAGCTTCGACCGGAATTGAGGATCAGTGCCCACGATGCCCTTCAGCACGCTTGGTTTAACGACCTGCTGGTGCACCCTCAGCAGCAGAACCTCCAATCGCAGGCCCGCGCATACCCTCAAGCAGttccaagccaagccttCGATACGTACTAA